In Nicotiana tabacum cultivar K326 chromosome 17, ASM71507v2, whole genome shotgun sequence, one DNA window encodes the following:
- the LOC142171919 gene encoding uncharacterized protein LOC142171919, with the protein MLTNRLQGQAAFVPGRVIDKGQAAFVPGKVLIGLNFPEIFVKWIMTCVQTISYSIVVNGKATTPFIAKRGTLKNNPDFNYHPRCAKLNLVQLGFANDLFLFYRGDVISAKILYACFDSFSKASGLVANQEKSFVYFGGVAPNVQQGILQTLGFQAGTLPFRYLGVPLSSKRLSVGQCQPLLDKMTGRITTWTGKLMSYAGKLQLI; encoded by the exons ATGCTAACCAACAGACTACAAGGACAAGCTGCTTTTGTACCTGGTAGGGTGATTGATAAAGGACAAGCTGCTTTTGTACCTGGCAAG GTGCTTATTGGGTTGAATTTCCCTGAGATATTTGTGAAATGGATTATGACCTGTGTACAAACAATATCCTACTCTATTGTAGTTAATGGTAAGGCAACTACTCCATTTATTGCAAAGAGAGGG ACTCTGAAGAACAACCCTGACTTTAACTATCATCCTAGGTGTGCAAAGCTAAACCTAGTGCAGTTGGGATTTGCAAATGATCTGTTCCTATTCTATAGGGGAGATGTGATATCTGCAAAGATATTGTATGCTTGTTTTGATAGTTTTTCTAAGGCTTCTGGGTTAGTAGCTAACCAGGAGAAAAGTTTTGTCTATTTTGGAGGAGTTGCTCCTAACGTACAACAGGGAATCCTGCAAACTTTGGGCTTCCAAGCTGGCACATTGCCTTTTAGATACTTAGGTGTACCTCTGAGCTCTAAGAGGCTATCAGTTGGGCAATGTCAACCCCTATTAGACAAAATGACAGGAAGGATCACTACCTGGACTGGAAAACTAATGTCTTATGCAGGCAAGTTGCAGCTGATTTAG